CTCCGATCAGCGGCACCCCAAGATCCGAGGCCGCCTTCAGGTGGTCGCCGGCCAGGATGCCCAGGCCGCCCGAGTACTGGGGGAGGACCTCGGTAATGCCGAACTCGGGCGAGAAGTAGGCGATGGCGGCCGGGGCGTCCGGACCCAGTCCCTGGTACCAGCGCGGCTCCTCAAGGTACCGGTCAAGGTCTTCTTCCGCGGCGCGCACACGCTCCACAACCGACTGGTTGGCGGCCAGCTGCTGGAGCTCTTCCCTGCTGACCAGGCCCAGGAAACCCACGGGATCCTGCCCGCTTTCCTCCCACAGCCGGGGATTCAGCCCGGCGAAGAGTTCGCGCGTGGGGCGGTGCCAGGACCAGCGCAAATTGCTTGCCAGCCGGGCCAGTGGCCGGATGGGTTCGGGGAGGACTGTACGGACCGTAAACCTGCGGATTGCCTTCACCTGCGTCACACTAACGGACAACATGGGCGGCCGGAACCAGCTTTAGGTTTCTTTTGCGTAAATGACAAGGGCATGAAGGAAATGAGGCGCGGTACAGCGAAATTAGTGAGCAGGCTTAGCATTCTTCGTCATTTCTCGCTAACGTCGAGCTTGTGACGACTAACTCAGGAACCAGTGCCGTATCAACGAAAATGCCGGCGGGACGCATCACCGACGGACTGCGGTTCGGACGTTTTCCGATCACTGCAGTGCAGCCCGTCGTCGAGGGTGGAAAGTTCCCCGCGAAAGCCCTGCCGGGCGAAGGGATCGTGGTCGGAGCCACCGCTTTCCGGGAGGGTCACGACCAGCTGGGCGTCAGCGCCGTGCTCCTGGACCCGTCCGGTGCGGAGCGCCAGCGCGTCCGGCTCTCGCCGCCGCGCGGGGAACGGGGCATGGGAACGGACCGCTGGGAGGGCATCCTCACGCCGTCGGAAACGGGCAACTGGTCCTTTCTCATCGAGGCCTGGCACGACCGCTACGGCACCTGGCACCACAACGCCGAGGTGAAGATTGCCGCCGGCATCGACGTTGAACTGATGCTCGCCGAAGGTGCGGCGCTGCTCTCCGAAGCGGCCGGCGACGAATCCCGCAGCGAGGCGGACCGGGCAACGTTGCGCTGGGTCGCCGACAGGCTGGCGGACCAGTCGCTTAGCCCGGAGGATCGCCTCGCCGCCGGATTCAGCCACGGGGTGGCTGACATTGTGGCCCGCCAGCCCATCCGCGAGCTGGTGACGGCCTCCGAAGAGTACCCCCTGCTGGTGGAACGCGACCGCGCCGGGCGCGGCGCCTGGTACGAGTTCTTCCCCCGGTCCGAGGGGGCCGTCAAGGACCACTCCACCGGCGCGTGGACCTCCGGAAACTTCCGCACCGCTGCCAAGCGGCTGGACGCTGTGGCAGCCATGGGCTTCGACGTCCTGTACATGCCGCCCATCCACCCCATCGGCGTGCAGCACCGCAAGGGGCCCAACAACACGTTGGTGGCCGGCCCCAACGATCCCGGTTCGCCCTGGGCCATCGGTGCCGTGGAAGGTGGCCACGACGCCATCCACCCGGACCTTGGATCATTTGAAGACTTTGATGCCTTCGTGGCGCGCGCCAACGAGCTGGGCCTGGAAGTTGCCCTGGACCTCGCCCTGCAGGCCGCCCCGGACCACCCCTGGGTGACGTCACATCCGGAATGGTTCACTACCCGCGTGGACGGCAGCATTGCCTACGCAGAAAATCCCCCAAAGAAGTACCAGGACATTTATCCCCTCAATTTCGATAATGATCCCGAGGGGCTTTCCCGGGAAATTCTGCGTATTGTCCTGCTCTGGGTGAGTCACGGCGTAAAGATTTTCCGCGTGGACAACCCGCACACCAAGCCCGTGTGGTTCTGGGAATGGCTGATTGCCGAAGTGAACAAAACAGTGCCCGGCGTGGTGTTCCTTGCTGAGGCATTTACCCGCCCGGCCATGATGCACGCTCTTGGCAGGGCCGGCTTCCAGCAGTCCTACACCTACTTCACGTGGCGGAACACCAAAAAGGAGATCGAGGACTACTTCACCGAGGTCAGCCACGAATCTTCGGCGTTCTTCCGCCCGAACTTCTTCGTCAACACCCCGGACATCCTGACGGAGTACCTCCAGTACGGCGGCCCGGCTGCCTTCAGGATCCGGGCGGTCCTGGCCTCCACCGCCAGCCCGCTCTGGGGCGTTTACGCCGGTTATGAGCTCCACGAGCATGTGGCCCGGCCGGGCGCGGAGGAGTACATCGACAACGAAAAGTTCGAATACAAGGCACGTGACTGGGACGCCGCAGCAGAATCCGGGCGTACCCTGGCACCGTACATCACGCGGCTGAACCACCTCCGGCGTGACCACCCGGCACTGCAGGACCTGCAGAACCTGACGGTCCACCAGAGCACCGACGACGCCACGGTGGTGTACTCCAAGCACAAGACACTCCCTGACGGCTCCAAGGACACCCTCATCGTGGTGGTCAATGTGGATCCCCACGGAACCAGGGAATCCACGGTTTCACTTGACTTGGCGGCGCTTGAGCTCGACCCGCAGGACCTCACCCCCAACGGGGGCTTCTACGTGGACGACCTCATTTCCGGTGACAGCTGGGAATGGGGTGAATACAACTACGTCCGCCTCGACCCGCATGTAGAGCCCGCACACATCCTGAGCGTGAGGAGAATGCATCAGTGAGTTTCAATCCTCAAAGTTCCGGCCGGCATTTCACTCCAAAGAGCACGTTTGAGCTAAATGCGCCAGGTCTTCAGCATGATCCGCTGTGGTACCGGAAGGCCGTGTTCTACGAGGTGCTCGTAAGGGCTTTTGCGGATGCCAACGGCGATGGCTCCGGAGACTTTTCCGGACTCATCAACCGGCTCGACTACCTGCAGTGGCTGGGGGTGGACTGCCTCTGGCTGCCGCCGTTCTTCCAGTCACCGCTGCGGGACGGCGGCTACGACATCTCCGACTACAACTCCGTTCTGGACGAGTTCGGCACCATCAGCGACTTCAAGCGCCTGGTTGCGGAGGCCCATGCCCGGGGCGTCCGGGTAATCATCGACCTGCCCCTGAACCACACCTCGGACCAGCACCCCTGGTTCCAGGAGTCACGCAAGGATCCCGACGGCCCCTACGGCGACTTCTATGTGTGGAGCGACACGGACGAGAAGTACCAGGACGCCCGCATCATCTTCGTGGACACCGAGGAATCGAACTGGACGTTCGACCCCATCCGGCGCCAGTTTTTCTGGCACCGGTTCTTCAGCCACCAGCCGGACCTGAACTTCGAAAACCCCAAGGTGATCGAGGCCCTCTTCGACGTGGTGCGGTTTTGGCTGGACCAGGGCATCGACGGTTTCCGGGCGGACGCCATCCCTTACCTGTTTGAGGAAGAGGGGACCAACTGCGAGAACCTCCCGGCCACGCACGAGTTCCTCCGGAAGCTGCGGGCCATGGTGGACGAAAGCTATCCCGGCCGCGTGATCATTGCCGAAGCCAATCAGCCGCCCAACGAAGTGGTGGAGTATTTCGGAACCGACGAGGAGCCGGAATGCCACATGGCGTTCCACTTCCCGATCATGCCGCGGCTGTACTACGCGCTCAGGGACCAGAAGGCCGCGCCCATCATCGAGACCATGCAGGACACTCCCGACATTCCGGAAGGCGCGCAGTGGGGGACCTTCCTCCGCAACCACGACGAACTGACCCTCGAAATGGTCACGGCCGACGAGCGGGCGGCGATGCTGGGCTGGTATGCGCCGGACCCCCGGATGCGCGCCAACATCGGCATCCGGCGCCGGCTGGCGCCGCTGCTGGACAACTCGCGGGCGGAGATCGAACTGATCAACGCGCTGCTCCTGTCCCTTCCCGGCAGCCCCTTCCTGTACTACGGGGACGAGATCGGCATGGGAGACAACATCTGGCTGGAGGACCGTGACGCCGTCCGCACCCCCATGCAGTGGAACCCGGACCGCAACGCAGGCTTCTCCCACGCTGATCCGGGCAAGCTCTACCTGCCCCCGATCCAGTCGCTGGTGTACAACTACAGCATGGCGAATGTGGAGGCCGAGTCCTCGCACTCCGGGTCCCTGCTGCGCTGGACCCGGCAGATCCTCAGCGTCCGAAAAAACCACCCGGCCTTCGGCCTTGGCGGGTTCAAGCACGTGGAAGCCGACCACGACGCCGTCCTCGCCTACCTTCGGGAACTGCCGCCCGACAACGCCGCCGGGGCGGCTGCAGAAACCATCCTGTGCGCGTTCAACCTCTCGCAGCATCCGGTGGCCGCCAGGCTCCGCGTTCCGCAATACGCCGGACGAGGGCTCCGTGACGTCTTCGGCGGACAGACTTTCCCCGGAATCAACGACGACGGAACGCTCACGCTGACCCTGGGCAGCCACGATTTCTTCTGGCTGCGCGTACGGTCAGCGGCTTCCAACCCTTCGTCGCCCTATACCCAGGCCATGCCAATTCTGTCGATAGAGAACTGAGATGAACCAGCCCATACTCACCCCCGCCCTGACCGCGCTCCTCAAGGAATGGCTTCCGAACCAACGCTGGTTTCCGGTCAAATCCCCGGATTTCGAAATGTCCCAGGCAGGCAGCCTGGGACTGGACGATCCCGCAAGGCACGCAGCCCTGGCCGTGTTCCTGATCAACGTCACCACCCGTGGCGCCGACGGCGGACAGCGGACCGCCGTGGTCCAGGTTCCGCTGAGCTTCCGGGCCGCGCCCGCCGCCGGCATGGAGCGGGCACTTGTGGGCCAGGCCGCCGGGACCGATCCCTCCCGGCCCTGGGTTTACGATGCGGTCCACGATCCCGACTTTGTTGGCGCCTGGCTGGAGCTGATCCGGCAGGAGTCCAAAGCCCCCAGCGGTACCGCAACAGGCTTCCAGGTTCCCGGGAACTACCGGCTTCCAACTGCCCGCGGCGTTGTAAAAGTCCTGTCCGGCGAGCAGTCCAACAGTTCAGTCATAGTGGACGACGGCGAATCAGCTACCATCGTGAAGTTCTTCCGCGTGCTCTCCGAGGGGACAAACCCCGAGGTCGAAGTCGGTGCGGCCCTGACCTCCGCCGGCACCTCTGAAGTTCCCGCCACCCTTGGCTGGGTCCGCGGGGAATGGCTGGCACAGGGCAGGACCGCATCCGGCGACAAGGGCTCACGCACTGTCCAGGGCGAACTGGCAGTGGCGCACGAGTTCCTTGCCGGTGGCCGGGATGCCTGGCGCCTCGCTGTGGATGCTGCCCGTTCAGGGACGGATTTTACGGCAGAGGCCAGGGCCCTCGGGGCCGCCACCGCCACCGTCCATCGGCGCCTTGCCGAAGCCTTGGGACAGTCGGCCGAAAGCGAACCCGGCACGGTGATCGCACCTGGAGTAGCCCAGCGCGTCCGGCAGGCCTGGACGGAAGCCGGTCCCGCCGTCGGGCCCTATGACGAGGCGTTGAACGAGCTGCTGGAGGGCCTCGACAGCGTTCCCGTCGGCCCACTGCAGCGGATCCACGGCGACCTGCACCTCGGCCAGATTCTCCAGGTCCCCCATGCAGCCGGCACCACAGCTGCCGGTGACGGTGCCCGCTGGGCGATCCTCGACTTCGAAGGCGAGCCCCTGAGGCCCATCGCCGAACGGAACGTCCCCGACGTTCCCCTTCGCGACGTCGTCGGCATGCTGCGGTCATTCGACTATGCAGCAGGTGCCGCCCAGCGCGAACAGGATGGCGCGCAGGTGCCCGCCGCGTGGGTAGATGATTGTGCTGAGGCGTTCCTCGCCGGTTATGCGGGCATCACGCCTGGCAGCGTTGACCGGAACTCGCCCCTCTTTGTGGCATTGTGGCTGGACAAGGCGCTATACGAAGTA
The window above is part of the Pseudarthrobacter sp. NS4 genome. Proteins encoded here:
- a CDS encoding alpha-1,4-glucan--maltose-1-phosphate maltosyltransferase, which encodes MPAGRITDGLRFGRFPITAVQPVVEGGKFPAKALPGEGIVVGATAFREGHDQLGVSAVLLDPSGAERQRVRLSPPRGERGMGTDRWEGILTPSETGNWSFLIEAWHDRYGTWHHNAEVKIAAGIDVELMLAEGAALLSEAAGDESRSEADRATLRWVADRLADQSLSPEDRLAAGFSHGVADIVARQPIRELVTASEEYPLLVERDRAGRGAWYEFFPRSEGAVKDHSTGAWTSGNFRTAAKRLDAVAAMGFDVLYMPPIHPIGVQHRKGPNNTLVAGPNDPGSPWAIGAVEGGHDAIHPDLGSFEDFDAFVARANELGLEVALDLALQAAPDHPWVTSHPEWFTTRVDGSIAYAENPPKKYQDIYPLNFDNDPEGLSREILRIVLLWVSHGVKIFRVDNPHTKPVWFWEWLIAEVNKTVPGVVFLAEAFTRPAMMHALGRAGFQQSYTYFTWRNTKKEIEDYFTEVSHESSAFFRPNFFVNTPDILTEYLQYGGPAAFRIRAVLASTASPLWGVYAGYELHEHVARPGAEEYIDNEKFEYKARDWDAAAESGRTLAPYITRLNHLRRDHPALQDLQNLTVHQSTDDATVVYSKHKTLPDGSKDTLIVVVNVDPHGTRESTVSLDLAALELDPQDLTPNGGFYVDDLISGDSWEWGEYNYVRLDPHVEPAHILSVRRMHQ
- the treS gene encoding maltose alpha-D-glucosyltransferase, yielding MSFNPQSSGRHFTPKSTFELNAPGLQHDPLWYRKAVFYEVLVRAFADANGDGSGDFSGLINRLDYLQWLGVDCLWLPPFFQSPLRDGGYDISDYNSVLDEFGTISDFKRLVAEAHARGVRVIIDLPLNHTSDQHPWFQESRKDPDGPYGDFYVWSDTDEKYQDARIIFVDTEESNWTFDPIRRQFFWHRFFSHQPDLNFENPKVIEALFDVVRFWLDQGIDGFRADAIPYLFEEEGTNCENLPATHEFLRKLRAMVDESYPGRVIIAEANQPPNEVVEYFGTDEEPECHMAFHFPIMPRLYYALRDQKAAPIIETMQDTPDIPEGAQWGTFLRNHDELTLEMVTADERAAMLGWYAPDPRMRANIGIRRRLAPLLDNSRAEIELINALLLSLPGSPFLYYGDEIGMGDNIWLEDRDAVRTPMQWNPDRNAGFSHADPGKLYLPPIQSLVYNYSMANVEAESSHSGSLLRWTRQILSVRKNHPAFGLGGFKHVEADHDAVLAYLRELPPDNAAGAAAETILCAFNLSQHPVAARLRVPQYAGRGLRDVFGGQTFPGINDDGTLTLTLGSHDFFWLRVRSAASNPSSPYTQAMPILSIEN